One region of Acidiferrobacteraceae bacterium genomic DNA includes:
- a CDS encoding TIGR04211 family SH3 domain-containing protein, translating to MKRSFMVLVLALLAGVAHAETVYITDQLYVSLRPAQNNDGPPIKTERTGTALQVLGRDNGFVQVKDPSGDQGWIADRYLTSEPPARVKLDGLALKLDEMQAQLVKAESARKAAEAEVQQVKQAQATAMSPETKSTIVWLLVAFAMLVVGFVAGVIWLREVNRKKLGGMYLRI from the coding sequence ATGAAGCGGAGTTTCATGGTGTTGGTCCTGGCCCTGTTGGCCGGTGTGGCGCACGCGGAAACCGTGTACATCACCGATCAGCTGTACGTCAGTCTGCGTCCGGCCCAGAACAACGACGGACCGCCGATCAAAACGGAACGGACCGGCACTGCCCTGCAGGTCCTGGGTCGGGACAATGGCTTCGTGCAGGTAAAAGACCCATCGGGCGACCAGGGCTGGATCGCGGATCGGTATCTCACCTCCGAACCGCCGGCTCGGGTGAAGTTGGACGGGCTTGCCCTGAAACTCGACGAGATGCAGGCCCAGCTGGTCAAGGCCGAATCCGCGCGCAAGGCGGCGGAAGCCGAGGTGCAGCAGGTGAAACAGGCACAGGCTACGGCGATGTCTCCGGAGACGAAAAGCACGATCGTCTGGCTGTTGGTCGCGTTTGCTATGCTTGTAGTCGGGTTTGTCGCCGGCGTGATCTGGCTGCGCGAGGTCAACCGGAAAAAACTGGGCGGGATGTATCTGAGGATCTGA